A portion of the Stella humosa genome contains these proteins:
- a CDS encoding universal stress protein has translation MPRIFLVVVDESDELKVALRYACRRARRTGGRVALLYVIDTDDDGQWMGVKELMREEKRAEAEALLMKVAAEVEPMAGSLPVVYIREGRRREALLELIDEDPSISILVLAASTSPDGPGPLISYLAGKYSHRLKVPVTIVPGSLTDAQIAALA, from the coding sequence ATGCCGCGTATCTTCCTGGTCGTCGTCGACGAAAGCGACGAGTTGAAGGTGGCGCTGCGCTATGCCTGCCGCCGCGCCCGGCGGACGGGCGGGCGCGTAGCCCTCCTCTACGTCATCGACACGGATGACGACGGCCAGTGGATGGGCGTCAAGGAACTGATGCGCGAGGAGAAGCGGGCCGAGGCCGAGGCGCTCCTGATGAAGGTCGCGGCCGAGGTCGAACCGATGGCCGGCTCCCTGCCGGTCGTCTACATCCGCGAGGGCCGGCGGCGCGAGGCGCTGCTGGAACTGATCGACGAGGACCCGTCGATCTCGATCCTGGTGCTGGCAGCATCGACCTCCCCCGATGGGCCGGGCCCGCTGATCAGCTACCTGGCCGGCAAATACTCGCACCGCCTGAAGGTGCCCGTCACGATCGTACCGGGATCGCTGACCGACGCGCAGATCGCGGCGCTGGCCTGA
- a CDS encoding NifU family protein, which yields MFIQTETTPNPATLKFLPGREVMASGTADFADRTTAGRSPLAQRLFDVDGVSGVFLGSDFVTVTKTAEKDWYVLKPAILGMVMEHFTSGRPTILPEAAGDVVADAGEDSEVVAQIKELLETRVRPAVAQDGGDIVFHGFEDGVVYLHMQGSCAGCPSSTATLKSGIENMLRHYVPEVQEVRAIM from the coding sequence ATGTTCATCCAGACCGAAACCACCCCCAACCCGGCCACGCTGAAGTTCCTGCCGGGCCGCGAAGTGATGGCGTCCGGCACCGCCGACTTTGCCGATCGCACCACCGCCGGCCGCTCTCCCCTGGCCCAGCGCCTGTTCGATGTCGACGGCGTTTCCGGCGTGTTCCTCGGCAGCGACTTCGTCACCGTGACCAAGACCGCGGAGAAGGACTGGTACGTGCTGAAGCCCGCCATCCTCGGCATGGTGATGGAACACTTCACCTCGGGCCGGCCGACCATCCTCCCCGAGGCGGCCGGCGATGTCGTGGCCGATGCCGGCGAGGACAGCGAAGTGGTGGCGCAGATCAAGGAACTGCTGGAAACCAGGGTGCGGCCCGCCGTCGCCCAGGATGGCGGCGACATCGTCTTCCACGGCTTCGAGGACGGGGTCGTCTACCTGCACATGCAGGGCTCGTGCGCCGGCTGCCCCAGCTCCACCGCCACGCTGAAGAGCGGCATCGAGAACATGCTGCGCCACTATGTGCCCGAGGTGCAGGAGGTCCGCGCGATCATGTGA
- a CDS encoding phosphoribosyl-ATP diphosphatase, with protein sequence MTDLDAATLDGPSPDARVLDRLFATIDARRGADPASSYTAKLLAGGAPAAAKKLGEEAVEAVIEAVLGRPDRLADESADLLYHLLVLWASAGVSPDAVWTALARREGRSGIAEKAARPPA encoded by the coding sequence ATGACGGACCTCGACGCCGCCACCCTCGATGGCCCCTCTCCCGATGCCCGGGTGCTCGACCGGCTGTTCGCCACGATCGACGCCCGCCGGGGTGCGGACCCTGCGAGCTCCTACACGGCCAAGCTGCTGGCGGGCGGGGCGCCCGCCGCCGCCAAGAAGCTGGGCGAGGAGGCGGTCGAGGCCGTGATCGAGGCGGTGCTGGGCCGGCCCGATCGCCTGGCCGACGAGAGCGCCGACCTGCTCTATCATCTGCTGGTGCTGTGGGCGTCGGCAGGCGTCAGCCCCGACGCCGTATGGACCGCGCTGGCGCGCCGGGAAGGGCGGTCGGGGATCGCCGAGAAGGCGGCCCGCCCGCCGGCCTGA
- the ddpX gene encoding D-alanyl-D-alanine dipeptidase, with translation MLVPVDAQQSGIIVTLAYGTPDNLSGRPIYLNPICLLQVEAAAKLAHAARLAQALGLGLQIFDAYRPPEAQWRLWEACPDPTFVADPRRGSPHSRGIAIDLTLVDGNGRALEMGTGFDAVVDQSHHARTDVSPEAQRNRLLLLGLMTAAGWDNYSKEWWHYQLFDAKRYPLIADGAMAPPLM, from the coding sequence ATGCTCGTACCCGTGGATGCCCAGCAGAGCGGCATCATCGTGACCCTCGCCTATGGTACGCCGGACAACCTGTCCGGCCGGCCGATCTATCTCAACCCGATCTGCCTGCTGCAGGTGGAAGCGGCCGCCAAGCTGGCCCATGCCGCCCGACTGGCGCAGGCCCTGGGCCTCGGCCTGCAGATATTCGACGCCTATCGCCCGCCCGAGGCGCAATGGCGCCTGTGGGAGGCCTGCCCCGACCCGACCTTCGTGGCTGACCCGCGCCGCGGCTCGCCCCATTCCCGCGGCATCGCCATCGACCTGACCCTGGTGGACGGCAACGGGCGGGCGCTGGAGATGGGCACCGGGTTCGACGCCGTCGTCGACCAGTCGCACCATGCCCGCACCGACGTCTCGCCGGAAGCGCAGCGCAACCGGCTGCTGCTGCTGGGTCTGATGACGGCGGCCGGCTGGGACAACTACAGCAAGGAGTGGTGGCACTATCAGCTTTTCGACGCCAAGCGCTATCCGCTGATCGCCGACGGCGCGATGGCACCACCGCTCATGTAG
- the trpS gene encoding tryptophan--tRNA ligase, whose amino-acid sequence MNRIFSGIQPTGNLHLGNYLGAIRNWVGLQHDYDCIFCIVDLHAITLPQDPAGLRASTREVAAAYIAAGVDPDHCTIFNQSTVAGHSQLAWVLGCLTPLGWLNRMTQFKEKAGKQKDMAGLGLYSYPVLMAADILLYKATHVPVGEDQKQHLELARDIAGAFNRAYGVEYFPLPEPQILGTATRVMSLRDGTKKMSKSDPSDYSRINMTDDAETVALKIRRAKTDPLPLPDSVEGLADRPEAENLLDIYAALASIDRDAAIAEFAGAQFSGFKEKLADLAVSVLGPIGAEMKRLVAAPDHVDAILARGAERANAVAAPHLAEIYEMVGMLRPQHG is encoded by the coding sequence ATGAACAGAATCTTCTCCGGCATCCAGCCGACCGGCAATCTGCACCTCGGCAACTATCTGGGCGCGATCCGCAACTGGGTGGGCCTGCAGCACGACTACGACTGCATCTTCTGCATCGTCGACCTGCACGCGATCACCCTGCCGCAGGACCCGGCCGGCCTGCGCGCCAGCACGCGCGAGGTGGCCGCCGCCTACATCGCGGCCGGCGTCGACCCGGACCACTGCACGATCTTCAACCAGAGCACGGTGGCCGGCCATTCGCAGCTGGCCTGGGTGCTCGGCTGCCTGACGCCGCTCGGCTGGCTCAACCGCATGACCCAGTTCAAGGAGAAGGCCGGCAAGCAGAAGGACATGGCGGGCCTTGGCCTCTATTCCTATCCGGTGCTGATGGCCGCCGACATCCTGCTCTACAAGGCCACCCACGTGCCGGTCGGCGAGGACCAGAAGCAGCATCTGGAGCTGGCGCGCGACATCGCCGGCGCCTTCAACCGCGCCTACGGGGTGGAATACTTCCCCCTGCCGGAACCCCAGATTCTCGGCACCGCGACCCGGGTGATGAGCCTGCGCGACGGCACCAAGAAGATGAGCAAGTCCGACCCGTCGGACTATTCGCGCATCAACATGACCGACGATGCCGAGACGGTCGCGCTCAAGATCCGGCGCGCCAAGACCGACCCGTTGCCGCTGCCCGACAGCGTGGAGGGGCTGGCCGACCGGCCAGAGGCCGAGAACCTGCTCGACATCTATGCCGCATTGGCCAGCATCGATCGGGATGCGGCGATCGCGGAGTTCGCCGGTGCCCAGTTCTCGGGCTTCAAGGAAAAGCTGGCGGACCTCGCCGTGTCGGTCCTGGGACCGATCGGGGCGGAGATGAAGCGCCTGGTGGCGGCGCCCGACCATGTCGATGCCATCCTCGCGCGTGGGGCGGAGCGTGCCAACGCGGTCGCCGCCCCGCACTTGGCGGAGATCTACGAGATGGTCGGCATGTTGCGTCCGCAACACGGCTAG
- the hisF gene encoding imidazole glycerol phosphate synthase subunit HisF: MLKARIIPCLDVKDGRVVKGVQFVDLVDAGDPVEQARVYDKAGADELCFLDITASHEDRRTIFDVVSRTAEECFMPLTVGGGVRTLTDIRELLLAGADKVSINTAAVTRPEFVAEGAEKFGVQCIVVAIDAKATAPGRWEVFTHGGRRATGLDAVEWARRMVDLGAGELLLTSMDRDGTGRGFDIGLTQAVSDAVTVPVIASGGVGNLDHLVDGIRDGHASAVLAASIFHFGTYTIAEAKAHLSAAGIPMRP, encoded by the coding sequence ATGCTGAAGGCCCGCATCATCCCCTGCCTCGACGTCAAGGACGGCCGCGTGGTCAAAGGCGTGCAGTTTGTCGATCTGGTCGATGCCGGCGACCCGGTGGAGCAGGCGCGCGTCTACGACAAGGCCGGCGCCGACGAGCTGTGCTTCCTCGATATCACCGCCAGCCACGAGGACCGGCGAACCATCTTCGATGTCGTCTCGCGCACGGCCGAGGAATGCTTCATGCCCCTGACGGTCGGCGGCGGGGTTCGCACGCTGACCGACATCCGCGAGCTGCTGCTGGCCGGTGCGGACAAGGTGTCGATCAACACCGCGGCCGTGACCCGGCCGGAATTCGTGGCCGAGGGGGCCGAGAAGTTCGGCGTGCAGTGCATCGTCGTCGCCATCGACGCCAAGGCGACTGCGCCCGGCCGGTGGGAGGTCTTCACCCATGGCGGCCGCCGCGCGACCGGGCTGGATGCCGTCGAATGGGCCCGCCGCATGGTCGATCTGGGGGCAGGCGAACTGCTGCTGACCTCGATGGACCGCGACGGCACCGGCCGCGGCTTCGACATCGGCCTGACCCAGGCCGTGTCCGATGCCGTCACCGTGCCAGTCATCGCATCGGGCGGGGTCGGCAACCTCGACCATCTGGTGGACGGCATCCGCGACGGCCACGCCTCGGCGGTGCTGGCAGCGTCCATCTTCCATTTCGGCACCTACACGATTGCTGAGGCGAAGGCGCACTTGTCGGCCGCCGGCATCCCGATGCGGCCATGA
- a CDS encoding histidine triad nucleotide-binding protein, with the protein MAYDDSNIFARILRGEIPCRKVFEDEHVLAFDDIRPLAPTHVLVIPKGHYTSAQDFAEAASEAEIVAFVRAIGRIARERGIDASGHRLLANHGADGRQEVPHFHVHLVGGRDLGRMLPRAAEE; encoded by the coding sequence ATGGCCTACGACGATTCGAATATCTTCGCCCGCATCCTGCGCGGCGAGATCCCCTGCCGGAAGGTCTTTGAGGACGAGCATGTCCTGGCCTTCGACGATATCCGGCCGCTGGCGCCGACCCATGTGCTGGTGATCCCCAAAGGCCACTACACCTCGGCCCAGGACTTCGCCGAAGCGGCGAGCGAGGCGGAGATCGTGGCCTTCGTCCGCGCCATCGGGCGCATCGCGCGCGAGCGTGGCATCGATGCCTCGGGCCATCGCCTGCTGGCGAACCATGGCGCCGACGGCCGGCAGGAAGTGCCGCATTTCCACGTCCATCTGGTCGGCGGGCGCGATCTCGGGCGGATGCTGCCGCGGGCCGCCGAGGAATAG
- a CDS encoding TIGR02186 family protein yields MPARLALLLFAALMLALAPRPAAADPLTADVSSHLIAITTGFTGSDVVLFGATDGPGDVVVLVRGPEGLATVRRKGRVAGFWMNVQSVRFERVPAYYAIATTRDIETFTSPTLRLREQFGTSALRFDARRERSPETIELFRDALVRSKTDEGLFVTEAGQVRFLGERLFRTNIRFPANVPTGTYTVDVFLVRDGEVVAAQATPLVVSKIGVGADMADIAHRYAAIYGIIAVLVAGMAGWLAGIIFRRN; encoded by the coding sequence TTGCCGGCGCGCCTCGCCCTTCTCCTGTTCGCGGCCCTGATGCTGGCCCTGGCGCCACGGCCGGCCGCCGCCGATCCGCTGACGGCCGATGTTTCCAGTCATCTGATCGCCATCACCACCGGCTTCACCGGCAGCGACGTCGTGCTGTTCGGGGCGACCGATGGCCCGGGCGACGTCGTGGTGCTCGTGCGCGGGCCCGAGGGGCTGGCCACCGTCCGCCGCAAGGGGCGGGTGGCCGGTTTCTGGATGAACGTCCAGAGCGTGCGGTTCGAGCGCGTGCCGGCCTACTACGCGATCGCCACCACGCGGGATATCGAGACCTTCACCTCCCCGACGCTGCGCCTGCGCGAGCAGTTCGGCACCAGCGCCCTGCGCTTCGATGCCCGCCGGGAGCGCTCGCCCGAGACGATCGAGCTGTTCCGCGACGCGCTCGTGCGCAGCAAGACCGACGAAGGACTGTTCGTCACCGAGGCGGGCCAGGTGCGTTTCCTGGGCGAACGGCTGTTCCGGACCAACATCCGCTTTCCGGCGAACGTGCCGACGGGCACCTACACGGTCGACGTCTTCCTGGTGCGCGACGGCGAGGTGGTGGCGGCCCAGGCGACGCCGCTCGTCGTCAGCAAGATCGGCGTCGGCGCCGATATGGCCGACATCGCCCACCGCTATGCCGCCATCTACGGCATCATTGCCGTGCTGGTAGCCGGAATGGCAGGATGGCTCGCGGGGATCATCTTCCGCCGGAACTGA
- a CDS encoding GNAT family N-acetyltransferase: protein MTALPPGRIEAIGPGDGEWLALLHAACFPAEPWPADAWDGLLAQPGVVGAALVAGDRPIGLALWRSVVDEAEILTIGVDPAHRRRAAGRMLLDHLLAVLPDGVDRVHLEVAEDNAAAVALYAAAGFRQVGIRPGYYRRPRGPAVTALLFTRVRANGLVGIADSDYRPGYHGRATRKRV from the coding sequence ATGACGGCGCTGCCGCCCGGCCGAATCGAAGCGATCGGTCCTGGCGACGGCGAATGGCTGGCGCTGCTGCACGCGGCCTGCTTTCCAGCCGAGCCATGGCCGGCCGATGCCTGGGACGGCCTGCTGGCCCAGCCGGGCGTGGTGGGGGCGGCACTGGTCGCGGGCGACCGCCCGATCGGCCTGGCGCTCTGGCGGTCCGTCGTCGACGAGGCGGAGATCCTGACCATCGGCGTCGACCCCGCCCATCGCCGGCGGGCGGCGGGACGGATGCTGCTCGACCACCTGCTGGCCGTGCTGCCGGACGGGGTGGACAGGGTCCATCTCGAAGTGGCGGAGGACAACGCGGCGGCGGTGGCACTCTATGCCGCGGCCGGCTTCCGGCAGGTCGGCATCCGGCCCGGCTACTATCGCCGGCCGCGGGGCCCTGCGGTCACTGCCTTGCTGTTCACTCGCGTTCGCGCTAATGGTTTGGTTGGTATTGCTGATTCCGATTACCGACCCGGCTACCATGGTCGTGCAACCCGTAAGCGGGTATAA
- the murJ gene encoding murein biosynthesis integral membrane protein MurJ, which produces MALLQRVATVGGYTAVSRVLGFAREVLTAAFLGAGPVADAFVVALRLPNLFRALFAEGAFSAAFVPLFAGRAAQRGRAEARVFAEDALAFLLVVLLALVVAAELAMPWVVRAIAPGFADEPLRFALAVDLTRITFPYLAFISLVALYGGVLNALDRFAAQASAPILLNLSLIVALMLFADRFPTPGHALAWGVAVAGVLQFLWLAMAAARAGIPLGLPWPRLTPDTRRLLRLMGPGVIGAGITQINLLVSTMLASLLPAGAIAHLYYADRLNQLPLGIVGIAVATAVLPQLARELRSATPETAHKTHGQGMAMALVVTLPAAMALAVLAHPIVRTLYERGAFGPEDTAATSAALIAYACGLPAFVLSRVVVVGFFAREDTSTPVRIAAMSFLVNAGLTLALMAPLGHVGVALATTVAGWLSLAVMLAILGRRGHFRPDRAMLARLPRILAAVAVMAGLLWAADWLIGGWLAAAGPVGRFAGLGGLVAIGIAGYGAAALALGAAHPSELRGMLRRRRA; this is translated from the coding sequence ATGGCGTTGCTGCAGCGGGTGGCGACGGTGGGCGGCTATACCGCCGTCAGCCGGGTTCTGGGCTTCGCCCGCGAGGTGCTGACCGCGGCCTTCCTCGGCGCGGGGCCGGTTGCCGATGCCTTCGTGGTGGCATTGCGGCTGCCCAACCTGTTCCGGGCGCTCTTCGCCGAGGGCGCCTTCAGCGCTGCCTTCGTGCCGCTGTTCGCGGGCCGGGCGGCCCAGCGCGGCCGGGCCGAGGCGCGGGTCTTCGCCGAGGATGCACTGGCCTTCCTGCTGGTCGTCCTGCTGGCGCTGGTCGTGGCGGCCGAACTGGCGATGCCCTGGGTGGTGCGCGCGATCGCGCCCGGCTTCGCCGACGAGCCGCTGCGCTTCGCGCTGGCCGTCGACCTGACGCGCATCACCTTCCCCTACCTCGCCTTCATCTCGCTGGTGGCGCTCTATGGCGGCGTCCTCAACGCGCTCGACCGTTTCGCGGCCCAGGCCTCCGCACCGATCCTGCTCAACCTGTCGCTGATCGTGGCGTTGATGCTGTTCGCCGACCGCTTCCCGACGCCGGGCCACGCGCTGGCGTGGGGGGTGGCGGTGGCGGGCGTGCTGCAGTTCCTGTGGCTCGCCATGGCGGCAGCGCGCGCCGGCATTCCGCTCGGGCTGCCATGGCCCCGGCTGACGCCCGACACCCGCCGCCTGCTGCGGCTGATGGGGCCGGGGGTGATCGGGGCGGGCATCACCCAGATCAACCTGCTCGTCTCGACCATGCTGGCCTCGCTGCTCCCGGCCGGTGCCATCGCCCATCTCTACTATGCCGACCGGCTGAACCAGCTCCCGCTCGGCATCGTCGGCATCGCGGTTGCCACCGCCGTCCTGCCGCAGCTTGCCCGCGAGCTGCGCTCGGCCACGCCCGAGACCGCGCACAAGACCCACGGCCAGGGCATGGCGATGGCGCTCGTCGTCACCTTGCCAGCCGCGATGGCCCTGGCCGTCCTGGCTCACCCGATCGTCCGCACGCTCTACGAGCGCGGCGCCTTCGGGCCGGAAGATACCGCGGCCACGTCCGCGGCGCTGATCGCCTATGCGTGCGGATTGCCGGCCTTCGTGCTGAGCCGTGTCGTCGTCGTCGGTTTCTTCGCGCGTGAGGACACGAGCACCCCGGTGCGCATTGCCGCCATGTCCTTCCTGGTGAATGCCGGGCTGACCCTGGCTCTGATGGCACCGCTCGGCCATGTCGGGGTGGCGCTGGCGACCACGGTGGCCGGATGGCTGTCGCTGGCGGTCATGCTGGCGATCCTTGGCCGGCGCGGCCATTTCCGGCCCGACCGGGCGATGCTGGCCCGGCTGCCGCGCATCCTGGCGGCGGTCGCGGTCATGGCCGGGCTGCTCTGGGCGGCCGATTGGCTGATCGGTGGCTGGCTGGCGGCGGCCGGCCCCGTCGGTCGCTTCGCTGGCTTGGGCGGCCTAGTTGCGATCGGCATTGCCGGTTATGGCGCGGCGGCGCTGGCCCTCGGGGCGGCCCACCCTTCGGAGCTGCGGGGGATGCTGCGGCGGCGGCGCGCTTGA
- the tsaB gene encoding tRNA (adenosine(37)-N6)-threonylcarbamoyltransferase complex dimerization subunit type 1 TsaB, with the protein MGLTLLAIDSAGGAGSAAVWRDGAVLAARRLVTDRGHAAHLAPLVRSVLADAGTAAAELDAVVATVGPGSFTGLRVGLALAQGIAIAAAIPAWGISSFDVHARAAGGARPLLLAIDSRREEVFVRILTKEGAGEPFVATPSGIAARLSGWGAAAPIAVAGDAARLVAAALSASGVPAIVVHDGPADAAVLAAAAAAMLAAGQPLLPPRPVYLRPPDVSLPPAAA; encoded by the coding sequence ATGGGCCTGACTCTGCTGGCGATCGATTCTGCCGGGGGGGCCGGCTCGGCCGCCGTCTGGCGGGATGGGGCCGTCCTGGCCGCGCGGCGGCTGGTGACCGATCGCGGCCACGCCGCCCATCTGGCACCCCTGGTCCGGTCGGTCCTGGCCGATGCCGGAACCGCGGCCGCCGAATTAGACGCGGTGGTGGCGACGGTTGGTCCCGGCAGCTTCACGGGCCTGCGCGTCGGCCTGGCTCTCGCCCAGGGCATCGCCATCGCGGCAGCCATCCCCGCCTGGGGCATCTCGAGCTTCGACGTGCACGCACGGGCGGCCGGCGGCGCCCGCCCCCTGCTGCTGGCCATCGACAGCCGGCGGGAGGAGGTCTTCGTCCGGATCCTGACAAAGGAGGGCGCGGGCGAGCCCTTCGTGGCCACCCCGTCCGGCATCGCCGCCCGTCTGTCCGGCTGGGGGGCGGCAGCCCCGATCGCCGTCGCCGGCGACGCGGCCCGCCTGGTCGCCGCGGCCTTGTCCGCATCCGGCGTGCCCGCGATCGTCGTCCATGACGGCCCCGCGGATGCCGCCGTGCTGGCGGCCGCGGCCGCGGCCATGCTTGCGGCGGGCCAGCCGCTGCTGCCGCCGCGCCCGGTCTATCTGCGCCCGCCCGACGTCAGCCTGCCGCCGGCCGCGGCATGA
- the hisA gene encoding 1-(5-phosphoribosyl)-5-[(5-phosphoribosylamino)methylideneamino]imidazole-4-carboxamide isomerase, whose translation MILYPAIDLKEGRCVRLLRGAMDQATVYNDDPAAQAQLFAQAGFPWLHLVDLDGAIHGRAVNQAAVAAILAAVDVPVQLGGGIRDMAAIERWLAAGIRRVILGTVALRDPDLVRAAGRLHPGRVVVGIDARGGRVAVEGWVETAETTALDLARRFEDAGVAAIIYTDIDRDGALVGVNVEATAELARAVSIPVIASGGVAGIADIHAVKATGVIAGVVVGRALYDGRLAPDEALQALAA comes from the coding sequence GTGATCCTCTACCCTGCCATCGACCTGAAGGAGGGGCGCTGCGTGCGGTTGCTGCGCGGCGCGATGGACCAGGCCACCGTCTACAACGACGACCCGGCAGCCCAGGCGCAGCTCTTCGCCCAGGCCGGGTTCCCGTGGCTGCATTTGGTCGACCTCGACGGCGCCATCCATGGGCGCGCGGTCAACCAGGCGGCGGTGGCCGCCATCCTGGCGGCGGTCGACGTGCCGGTGCAGCTCGGCGGCGGCATCCGCGACATGGCGGCGATCGAGCGCTGGCTCGCGGCCGGCATCCGCCGCGTCATCCTGGGCACGGTCGCCCTGCGCGATCCCGACCTGGTGCGCGCGGCCGGCCGGCTTCATCCCGGCCGGGTCGTGGTCGGCATCGATGCCCGCGGCGGCCGGGTCGCGGTCGAAGGCTGGGTCGAGACGGCCGAGACGACCGCACTCGATCTCGCGCGCCGCTTCGAGGATGCTGGCGTGGCCGCGATCATCTACACCGACATCGACCGCGACGGTGCGCTGGTCGGCGTCAATGTCGAGGCCACGGCCGAACTGGCCCGCGCGGTCTCGATCCCCGTGATCGCCTCTGGCGGCGTGGCCGGCATCGCCGACATCCACGCCGTGAAGGCGACCGGCGTCATTGCCGGCGTCGTCGTCGGGCGGGCCCTCTATGACGGCCGGCTGGCGCCCGACGAGGCCCTGCAGGCGCTGGCGGCCTAG
- a CDS encoding sulfite exporter TauE/SafE family protein, which translates to MSVSIFLLIGLGAGVGFLGGVFGVGGGFLMTPFLIFIGVPPAVAVASTANQVIAGGVTSAYAHWRRRTIDMRMAGVVVAGGFVGSVVGVLLFGLLRRFGQIDLFISLSYVVLLGTVGTLMAIEATRTFLRRRHSTGGRRRLHEHYWAHGLPFKVRFPRSRLYISVLMPLALSFCIGILSGVMGVGGGFIMVPAMIYLLGMPTQVVPGTAQVQIVFVAASATLLQAIQHQTVDALLAFILLIGGVVGSHFGSVMSQRLRGEQLRGLLALLLLVVAGKLLVDLTLTPGDIFTVVTQRR; encoded by the coding sequence ATGTCCGTCAGCATCTTCCTGCTGATCGGGCTCGGTGCGGGGGTGGGCTTCCTGGGCGGCGTGTTCGGCGTCGGCGGCGGCTTCCTGATGACGCCGTTCCTGATCTTCATCGGTGTCCCGCCCGCGGTAGCCGTGGCCTCGACCGCCAACCAGGTGATCGCCGGCGGCGTCACCAGCGCCTACGCCCACTGGCGCCGCCGCACCATCGACATGCGCATGGCGGGCGTCGTCGTCGCGGGCGGCTTCGTCGGCTCGGTGGTCGGCGTCCTGCTGTTCGGCCTGTTGCGGCGTTTCGGCCAGATCGACCTCTTCATCTCGCTCAGCTACGTCGTGCTGCTCGGAACGGTCGGCACGCTGATGGCGATCGAGGCGACGCGCACCTTTCTGCGCCGCCGTCATTCGACCGGCGGCCGGCGCCGCCTGCACGAGCACTACTGGGCCCACGGCCTGCCCTTCAAGGTCCGCTTTCCGCGCTCCCGCCTTTACATCAGCGTGCTGATGCCGCTGGCCCTCAGCTTCTGCATCGGCATCCTGTCGGGCGTCATGGGCGTGGGCGGCGGCTTCATCATGGTCCCGGCCATGATCTACCTGCTCGGCATGCCGACCCAGGTGGTGCCGGGCACGGCCCAGGTGCAGATCGTCTTCGTGGCGGCCAGCGCCACGCTGCTGCAGGCGATCCAGCACCAGACGGTCGATGCCCTGCTGGCCTTCATCCTGCTGATCGGCGGGGTGGTCGGCTCGCATTTCGGTTCGGTGATGAGCCAGCGCCTGCGCGGCGAGCAGCTTCGCGGGCTGCTGGCCTTGCTGCTGCTGGTCGTCGCCGGCAAGCTGCTGGTCGACCTGACGTTGACGCCGGGCGACATCTTCACCGTCGTCACCCAGCGGCGCTAG
- a CDS encoding GNAT family N-acetyltransferase has product MSVNSLAATIGIEEMTRFAKGDLADLCDAAEAAIRAGGGFGWLTPPPRQVMEAYWKGVLLVPERRLFVGRLDGVIAASAQMSRPSRHNEVQAHAATMTTHFVAPWARGHGLARELVVTVCAAARDEGYQLLNLDVRETQTAAIAHYENLGFVHWGTHPLYAVVDGAPVAGRYYYKRLDQ; this is encoded by the coding sequence ATGAGCGTGAACAGCCTGGCCGCGACGATCGGCATCGAGGAGATGACTCGCTTCGCCAAGGGCGACCTGGCGGACCTGTGCGACGCCGCCGAGGCGGCGATCCGCGCCGGCGGCGGCTTCGGCTGGCTGACGCCGCCGCCGCGCCAGGTCATGGAGGCCTACTGGAAGGGCGTGCTGCTGGTGCCCGAGCGCCGGTTGTTCGTCGGTCGGCTCGACGGCGTCATCGCCGCGTCCGCCCAGATGTCGCGCCCCTCGCGCCATAACGAGGTACAGGCCCACGCGGCCACCATGACGACCCATTTCGTGGCGCCCTGGGCGCGCGGGCACGGGCTGGCCCGCGAACTCGTCGTCACGGTCTGCGCGGCGGCCCGGGACGAGGGCTACCAGCTCCTCAACCTCGATGTCCGAGAGACGCAGACCGCCGCCATCGCCCACTACGAGAATCTGGGCTTCGTCCATTGGGGGACCCATCCCCTCTATGCCGTCGTCGACGGCGCGCCGGTGGCCGGACGCTACTATTACAAGAGGCTGGACCAGTGA